The following proteins come from a genomic window of Rhizobium sp. 007:
- a CDS encoding LysE/ArgO family amino acid transporter: MNFPVFGTGLMMGLSLIVAIGAQNAFVLRQGLRNEHVLAVCLACGLSDAVLITLGVTSFRQISALLPWLDPAMRYGGAAFLIWYGAKSLYSAFRSTGALAVQEAGLSNFRATLTTCLALTWLNPHVYLDTVVLLGTISTRFPGYEVSFAAGAATGSFLFFFSLGYGATWLRPIFSKPASWRILETLITFTMWMIAFNLLREM, encoded by the coding sequence GTGAATTTTCCGGTTTTTGGGACCGGCCTCATGATGGGGCTCAGCCTGATTGTTGCGATTGGCGCGCAGAACGCGTTCGTGCTGCGCCAGGGCCTGCGCAACGAGCATGTATTGGCCGTCTGCCTCGCATGTGGTTTGTCGGACGCTGTGCTCATCACGCTGGGCGTGACCAGTTTCCGGCAGATCAGCGCGTTGCTGCCCTGGCTCGATCCGGCAATGCGCTATGGAGGAGCGGCGTTCTTGATCTGGTACGGCGCAAAAAGCCTTTATTCCGCCTTCCGCTCGACGGGAGCGCTGGCGGTGCAGGAGGCGGGTCTATCGAATTTTCGAGCGACCCTTACCACCTGTCTTGCTCTTACCTGGCTCAACCCGCACGTCTACCTCGATACGGTCGTGCTGCTTGGCACCATCTCGACCCGGTTTCCGGGATACGAGGTATCGTTCGCGGCGGGAGCCGCAACCGGCTCGTTTCTGTTCTTCTTTTCGCTTGGCTACGGTGCGACCTGGCTACGGCCGATCTTCTCGAAGCCGGCATCGTGGCGAATTCTGGAAACGCTCATTACTTTTACGATGTGGATGATTGCCTTTAACCTATTGAGGGAAATGTAG
- a CDS encoding LysE family translocator: MSAELHHLLIVYTAYVIAAGSPGPSNMRIMGVAMHNGRRAALILAAGVVSGSIFWGAMAATGVSAILTRYAEALIVLKIFGGLYLLYLAFKAGKAALASGDQAVSHTGPNGAAVSGTDLYRRGLLMHLSNPKSILAWIALVTLGLGPNSSWHTLAAILGGCAVLSVTIFCGYAVIFSTAPMVRLYRRARRWIEGVLALFFGVAGLRLLLARA, encoded by the coding sequence TTGTCTGCCGAACTCCACCATCTCCTGATTGTCTACACCGCCTATGTGATCGCAGCCGGAAGCCCCGGCCCCAGCAATATGCGGATCATGGGGGTGGCGATGCATAACGGGCGGCGTGCAGCCCTCATACTCGCTGCCGGCGTGGTCAGCGGTTCGATCTTCTGGGGTGCGATGGCTGCAACAGGTGTCTCAGCAATCCTGACCCGCTATGCGGAAGCGCTGATCGTACTCAAAATCTTCGGTGGTCTTTATCTTCTTTATCTCGCCTTCAAGGCGGGCAAAGCCGCACTTGCTTCGGGCGATCAGGCTGTGTCGCATACGGGGCCGAATGGCGCCGCAGTGTCGGGAACAGATCTCTACCGGCGCGGCTTACTCATGCACCTCAGCAATCCGAAATCGATCCTTGCGTGGATCGCCTTGGTGACGCTGGGCCTTGGCCCGAACTCGTCATGGCACACGCTTGCGGCGATCCTTGGCGGTTGCGCGGTGTTGAGCGTGACCATCTTTTGCGGCTATGCGGTCATTTTCTCGACCGCACCCATGGTGCGCCTGTACCGTCGCGCGAGGCGCTGGATCGAAGGAGTACTGGCCCTGTTTTTCGGCGTTGCCGGTCTCCGGCTGCTACTGGCGCGCGCGTAA
- a CDS encoding dihydrodipicolinate synthase family protein: MKLFAGLSAFSITPTDASGCVDTAALARLLERIAAARADSIGLLGSTGGYAFLSRHERQRAVEAAMACVGGKIPVIVGVGALRTDEAQAHARDARKAGANGLLLAPMSYTPLTEEEVFQHILAVAEAGELPLCIYNNPSTTRFTFTDDLIVRLASAPNIVAVKMPLPTHGDVKAELTRLRRRTPDDFAIGYSGDWGAADALLAGCDAWYGVIAGLLPSEAVALTRAAQAGDACEVEGLDQAFQPLWRLFKEFGSFRVMYAIADALGLCRAAPPRPILPLPPSDMPRVKDALDRILI; this comes from the coding sequence ATGAAGCTCTTCGCGGGCCTCTCGGCCTTTTCCATCACGCCCACGGATGCCTCCGGATGTGTCGACACGGCCGCGCTTGCGCGCCTCCTCGAACGCATTGCTGCGGCCCGCGCCGACTCGATCGGACTGCTGGGAAGCACCGGCGGTTACGCTTTTCTTTCGAGACACGAGCGACAGCGTGCCGTCGAGGCGGCAATGGCGTGCGTTGGCGGGAAGATACCTGTCATCGTCGGTGTCGGCGCGCTGAGAACCGACGAGGCTCAGGCGCATGCCCGTGATGCGAGGAAGGCGGGAGCGAATGGTCTTCTGTTGGCTCCCATGTCCTATACTCCCCTGACGGAAGAGGAGGTTTTTCAGCATATTTTGGCCGTTGCGGAAGCGGGTGAGCTGCCCTTGTGCATCTACAACAACCCGAGCACCACCCGCTTCACCTTCACCGACGATCTGATCGTCCGTCTGGCGAGCGCACCGAACATTGTCGCCGTGAAAATGCCACTTCCCACCCATGGGGATGTTAAGGCTGAACTTACGCGTTTGCGAAGGCGCACGCCGGACGACTTCGCAATCGGCTACAGTGGCGATTGGGGCGCGGCCGACGCACTGCTGGCGGGCTGCGACGCCTGGTACGGCGTGATCGCTGGCCTGTTGCCTTCCGAAGCCGTTGCTCTCACGCGAGCAGCCCAAGCAGGAGACGCCTGCGAGGTCGAGGGCCTCGATCAGGCCTTTCAACCCTTGTGGAGGCTCTTCAAGGAGTTTGGCAGCTTCCGCGTAATGTACGCGATAGCTGACGCCCTTGGCCTTTGCCGCGCCGCGCCACCACGGCCAATACTGCCCTTGCCGCCATCAGACATGCCAAGAGTGAAAGACGCACTCGATCGTATCTTGATCTGA
- a CDS encoding SLC13 family permease encodes MSIEILSILLLIGMFVVATIQPINMGALAFACTFLLGTLIIGMKATDIFAGFPSDLFLTLVAVTYLFAIAQINGTIDWLVECAVRLVRGHVAWIPWVMFLVAAVITGFGALGPAAVAILAPVALSFAVQYRIHPVMMGLMVIHGAQAGGFSPISVYGGITNQIVAKAGLPLAPTSLFLSSFFFNLAIAVLVFFVFGGARVMKQQSVLFGPLPDLHPEGVSASIRGHGGTPAKPIREHAYGTAADTAATFRLTSERISTLIGLTALGIGALVFKFNVGLVAMTVAVALALLSPKTQKAAIDKVSWSTVLLIAGIITYVGVMEKAGTVDYVAHGISSLGMPLLVALLLCFTGAIVSAFASSTALLGAIIPLAVPFLLQGHISAVGVVAAIAISTTIVDTSPFSTNGALVVANAPDDKREKVLRQLLIYSALIAIIGPLVAWLVFVVPGLV; translated from the coding sequence ATGAGCATCGAAATACTGTCCATACTCTTGTTGATCGGCATGTTTGTCGTCGCAACGATCCAGCCAATCAACATGGGCGCACTTGCTTTCGCCTGCACGTTCCTGCTCGGCACGCTCATCATCGGTATGAAAGCCACCGATATCTTCGCAGGTTTTCCGAGCGATCTATTCCTGACTCTGGTCGCCGTGACCTATCTTTTTGCAATCGCGCAGATCAACGGCACCATCGACTGGCTTGTTGAATGCGCCGTCCGCCTGGTCCGAGGGCATGTCGCATGGATTCCCTGGGTGATGTTCCTGGTCGCTGCGGTCATCACCGGCTTTGGGGCGCTGGGGCCGGCAGCCGTGGCTATCCTTGCGCCGGTGGCGCTGAGCTTTGCCGTGCAATACAGGATCCACCCGGTGATGATGGGCCTGATGGTCATCCATGGCGCACAGGCCGGCGGCTTTTCGCCGATCAGTGTCTATGGCGGCATTACCAATCAGATCGTCGCAAAGGCAGGGCTGCCTTTGGCTCCGACATCGCTGTTCCTTTCCAGCTTCTTCTTCAATCTGGCGATTGCCGTACTGGTGTTCTTCGTTTTTGGCGGTGCGCGAGTAATGAAGCAGCAATCGGTATTGTTCGGCCCCTTGCCCGATCTGCACCCTGAAGGCGTATCGGCATCGATCAGAGGCCATGGGGGTACACCCGCAAAGCCGATCAGAGAGCATGCTTACGGCACGGCCGCCGACACAGCTGCAACATTCCGCCTCACCAGCGAGCGGATATCCACCTTGATCGGCTTGACGGCTCTCGGCATCGGTGCCCTGGTCTTCAAGTTCAATGTGGGTCTGGTCGCCATGACTGTCGCAGTCGCTCTCGCGCTGCTGTCACCGAAAACTCAAAAGGCGGCAATCGACAAGGTAAGCTGGTCGACCGTGCTGCTGATTGCAGGCATCATTACCTATGTCGGCGTCATGGAAAAGGCCGGCACGGTCGACTATGTCGCGCACGGCATTTCAAGTCTCGGCATGCCGCTCTTGGTTGCGCTGCTGCTCTGCTTCACGGGCGCCATCGTCTCGGCCTTTGCATCCTCGACAGCGCTCCTTGGCGCCATCATTCCCTTGGCGGTGCCATTCCTGCTGCAAGGTCATATCAGCGCCGTCGGCGTGGTAGCGGCAATCGCGATCTCGACAACGATCGTCGATACCAGCCCGTTTTCCACCAATGGCGCACTCGTCGTTGCCAACGCCCCGGATGACAAACGCGAGAAAGTGCTGCGTCAACTGCTGATTTATAGCGCCCTGATCGCGATCATCGGGCCGCTGGTTGCCTGGTTGGTCTTCGTCGTGCCTGGGCTCGTCTGA
- a CDS encoding malonyl-CoA synthase produces the protein MSNHLFDAIRAAAPGNAPFIRINGGRIWTYDEALDLSGRIASAIDALGIRPGDRVAVQVEKSAEALILYLACLRCGAVYLPLNTAYTLAELDYFIGDAEPRLVVVSPVQREAVATIAKAHGAIVETLDADGTGSLLDLARDEPLDFVDASCSADDLAAILYTSGTTGRSKGAMLTHGNLLSNATTLRDCWRVTSGDRLIHALPIFHTHGLFVATNVTLLAGASMFLLSKFDADEVVALMPQATMLMGVPTFYVRLLQSRRLDKQAVANMRLFVSGSAPLLAETHVEFEKRTGHAILERYGMTETNMNTSNPYDGARIAGTVGLPLPGVTVRVTDPATGAVLPPDETGMIEIKGPNVFKGYWRMPEKTAAEFTSDGFFISGDLGKIDTDGYVHIVGRSKDLVISGGYNIYPKEVEGEIDQLDGVAESAVIGVPHPDFGEGVTAIVVRKANTVLDEGAILHALHDRLARYKQPKRIIFAEDLPRNAMGKVQKNVLRQKYADLYART, from the coding sequence ATGAGCAACCATCTTTTCGACGCCATACGGGCTGCCGCACCCGGCAATGCGCCATTCATCCGCATCAATGGCGGACGGATCTGGACCTACGACGAGGCGCTGGACCTTTCAGGCCGTATCGCCAGTGCGATCGACGCCCTCGGTATTCGTCCCGGCGATCGGGTTGCCGTGCAGGTGGAAAAGAGCGCCGAAGCCCTGATCCTCTACCTGGCCTGCCTTCGCTGTGGCGCTGTCTATCTGCCACTGAATACAGCCTACACGCTCGCCGAACTCGACTACTTCATTGGCGATGCCGAGCCGCGCCTGGTTGTGGTCTCGCCAGTTCAGCGTGAGGCGGTCGCAACAATTGCGAAGGCTCATGGCGCAATCGTCGAAACGCTCGACGCAGACGGTACGGGCTCGTTGCTCGATCTTGCGAGGGACGAACCACTTGATTTCGTGGATGCGTCATGTTCGGCAGATGATCTGGCAGCGATCCTTTACACCTCAGGAACCACGGGCCGCTCCAAGGGGGCGATGCTCACGCATGGAAATCTTCTTTCAAACGCCACGACCTTGCGCGATTGCTGGCGCGTTACATCCGGCGATCGTCTGATCCACGCATTGCCCATCTTCCACACGCACGGGCTGTTCGTTGCCACCAACGTCACTTTACTTGCCGGTGCCTCGATGTTCCTGCTGTCGAAGTTCGATGCAGACGAGGTCGTGGCGCTGATGCCGCAGGCGACCATGCTGATGGGTGTCCCGACCTTTTACGTGCGCCTCCTGCAGAGCCGCCGCCTCGACAAGCAGGCGGTCGCGAATATGCGCCTCTTCGTTTCTGGTTCGGCGCCCCTGCTTGCCGAAACGCATGTCGAGTTCGAAAAGCGCACCGGTCATGCCATCCTTGAGCGCTACGGGATGACCGAAACCAACATGAATACGTCCAATCCCTACGACGGAGCGCGGATCGCCGGAACAGTCGGCTTGCCCCTTCCTGGAGTGACGGTGCGCGTTACGGATCCGGCCACCGGCGCCGTGCTGCCGCCCGATGAAACCGGGATGATCGAAATCAAGGGGCCGAACGTCTTCAAGGGCTACTGGCGAATGCCGGAAAAGACGGCAGCCGAATTCACCTCCGACGGGTTCTTCATCAGCGGCGACCTCGGCAAGATCGACACGGACGGCTATGTCCACATTGTCGGTCGTAGCAAGGACCTGGTGATTTCCGGCGGATACAACATCTACCCCAAGGAGGTCGAAGGCGAGATCGACCAACTCGATGGCGTCGCCGAAAGTGCCGTCATCGGAGTTCCTCATCCCGATTTCGGAGAGGGCGTCACGGCCATCGTGGTGCGCAAAGCCAATACGGTGCTTGACGAAGGCGCCATTCTTCATGCGCTCCACGACCGGCTCGCACGGTACAAGCAGCCGAAGCGCATCATCTTCGCCGAGGACTTGCCGCGCAATGCCATGGGCAAGGTGCAAAAGAACGTTCTTCGGCAGAAATACGCCGACCTTTACGCAAGGACCTGA
- a CDS encoding GntR family transcriptional regulator, with protein sequence MSENVGRWLRDEIENAILSNEFAPGERLDEMVLATRFGVSRTPVREALMQLNAIGLIEIRPRRGAIVIDPAPHRIFEMFEVMAELEGLAGSLAARRLDDESRAAITAAHRRCELSAGAGDSDAYYYDNEEFHKAIYAASRSEFLEEQCLQLHRRLRPYRRLQLRVRNRLSTSFSEHCTIVDAIFAGNGEEARRLLRVHVGIQGERFSDLVASMTTR encoded by the coding sequence ATGTCTGAAAATGTTGGCAGGTGGCTTCGAGACGAGATTGAAAATGCCATTCTTTCCAATGAGTTCGCGCCCGGCGAACGGTTGGACGAGATGGTGCTCGCCACCCGGTTCGGTGTATCGCGGACACCCGTCCGCGAGGCGCTGATGCAACTCAATGCGATTGGGCTTATCGAAATTCGCCCGCGCCGGGGGGCTATCGTCATCGATCCGGCGCCGCACAGAATTTTCGAGATGTTTGAGGTCATGGCGGAGCTCGAAGGCCTGGCCGGATCGCTCGCCGCCCGCCGGCTGGACGACGAATCTCGCGCGGCAATCACGGCTGCCCACAGGCGCTGTGAGCTGTCAGCCGGGGCCGGCGACAGCGACGCCTATTATTACGACAACGAGGAATTCCATAAGGCCATCTACGCAGCAAGCCGCAGCGAGTTCCTTGAGGAGCAGTGCCTGCAACTGCATCGGCGCTTGCGCCCTTATCGGCGACTTCAGCTGCGTGTGCGTAACCGCCTGTCGACGTCCTTTTCCGAACATTGCACCATTGTCGATGCAATTTTCGCCGGAAACGGCGAGGAGGCTCGCCGCCTGTTGCGGGTACATGTCGGAATACAAGGCGAGAGGTTCAGCGATCTGGTAGCCAGCATGACGACAAGGTGA